Proteins from a single region of Thermotoga maritima MSB8:
- a CDS encoding DUF47 domain-containing protein, translated as MKFIEKMLPEESPIDLLINLSRRGEAAVVLLKDAIEDYFTGKFGEGHLNRVISLERESDEIKSKLKKMYLKMKYTYFEKDDFLYIVHKADEILDVVRDIVIMLDMNRVEDVPENIKELFAELVENVLDTIRETTEAIEQLRTLAESGFSPFEKEKEEREIFDVSMEEREVDTISRNLGKKLYSLKNSMNPVDLIFLNKVARLISKIADQGKDITKRINSILR; from the coding sequence ATGAAATTTATAGAAAAAATGCTTCCGGAGGAGTCTCCCATCGATCTTCTCATAAATCTTTCCAGAAGAGGCGAAGCGGCCGTCGTGCTTCTCAAGGATGCCATCGAGGATTACTTCACCGGAAAATTCGGGGAAGGTCACCTCAATCGTGTAATCTCTCTGGAGCGAGAGTCAGATGAGATCAAATCAAAGCTGAAGAAGATGTATCTCAAAATGAAGTACACCTACTTCGAAAAAGACGACTTTCTTTACATAGTTCACAAAGCGGATGAGATTCTTGACGTTGTCAGGGACATCGTCATCATGCTCGACATGAACAGAGTTGAAGATGTACCGGAGAATATCAAAGAGTTATTCGCAGAACTCGTTGAAAACGTTCTGGATACTATCAGAGAAACCACCGAGGCAATCGAACAGCTTCGCACACTCGCGGAGAGCGGTTTTTCACCTTTTGAAAAAGAAAAGGAAGAAAGAGAAATCTTTGACGTGTCCATGGAGGAGAGGGAAGTCGACACAATATCGAGGAATCTTGGTAAAAAACTCTATTCCCTCAAAAACAGTATGAATCCCGTGGATCTGATTTTCTTGAACAAAGTGGCAAGACTTATTTCAAAGATTGCCGATCAGGGCAAAGATATCACAAAGAGGATAAATTCCATCCTTAGGTGA
- a CDS encoding D-alanine--D-alanine ligase codes for MRVALLMGGVSREREISLRSGERVKKALEKLGYEHTVFDVREDFLKKVDQLKSFDVVFNVLHGTFGEDGTLQAILDFLGIRYTGSDAFSSMICFDKLVTYRFLKGTVEIPDFVEIKEFMKTSPLGYPCVVKPRREGSSIGVFVCESDEEFQHALKEDLPRYGSVIVQKYIPGREMTVSILETEKGFEILPVLELRPKRRFYDYVAKYTKGETEFILPAPLNPSEERLVKEMALKAFVEAGCRGFGRVDGIFSDGRFYFLEINTVPGLTETSDLPASAKAGGIEFEELVEIILKSAFLKEGVRV; via the coding sequence GTGAGAGTGGCTCTCCTGATGGGAGGAGTGTCGAGGGAAAGGGAAATCTCTCTGAGAAGCGGAGAAAGGGTAAAAAAGGCTCTTGAAAAACTCGGGTATGAACACACCGTTTTTGACGTTAGAGAAGATTTTCTCAAGAAAGTGGATCAGTTGAAAAGTTTTGATGTGGTCTTCAACGTTCTCCATGGAACTTTCGGTGAGGATGGAACGCTTCAGGCAATTCTGGATTTTTTGGGGATCAGATACACCGGGTCCGATGCGTTTTCAAGCATGATATGTTTTGATAAACTCGTGACTTACAGGTTTTTAAAGGGCACCGTCGAGATACCTGATTTTGTGGAGATCAAGGAATTCATGAAAACTTCTCCCCTTGGGTATCCCTGTGTGGTAAAACCGAGGAGAGAGGGTTCAAGCATAGGAGTGTTCGTTTGTGAATCGGATGAAGAGTTTCAACACGCGCTCAAGGAAGATTTACCACGATATGGGAGTGTGATTGTTCAAAAGTACATCCCCGGCAGGGAAATGACTGTGTCTATTTTAGAAACGGAAAAGGGCTTCGAAATTCTTCCCGTTCTTGAGTTGCGACCAAAGCGTCGTTTCTACGATTACGTTGCGAAGTACACGAAAGGTGAAACGGAGTTCATTCTTCCTGCTCCTTTGAATCCTTCAGAAGAACGCCTTGTCAAGGAAATGGCTCTCAAAGCGTTTGTAGAAGCTGGTTGCAGAGGTTTTGGGAGGGTGGATGGTATTTTCAGCGATGGCAGGTTCTACTTTCTGGAAATCAACACGGTACCGGGTCTAACGGAAACCAGTGATCTCCCAGCGAGCGCGAAAGCGGGAGGAATCGAGTTCGAGGAACTCGTTGAGATCATCTTAAAGAGCGCTTTTTTGAAAGAAGGGGTGAGAGTATGA